Genomic segment of Rhodocaloribacter litoris:
CCATGTACAGGAGGTGGAAGGCCGGGGAGTCGTCGGAAAGCAGCCGGTCATCTCCCCCGGTGCGGCGCACGAGTACAACAGCTTCTGTGTGCTCGAGACGTTCGAGGGCAGCATGGAGGGGACGTATCTCATGGAGCGGGCCAGCGGCGAGCGCTTCCGGGTTACCATTCCCCGTTTCGACCTGCGCGCGGCCGCCAACTGACGGGCCATGGCCTACCGGCC
This window contains:
- the apaG gene encoding Co2+/Mg2+ efflux protein ApaG translates to MVPYVAITDDIVVTVRPVYLDGRSDLMARKFVFGYLVRIENRGVDDVQLLRRHWIIRDARGHVQEVEGRGVVGKQPVISPGAAHEYNSFCVLETFEGSMEGTYLMERASGERFRVTIPRFDLRAAAN